One genomic segment of Candidatus Angelobacter sp. includes these proteins:
- a CDS encoding GNAT family N-acetyltransferase: MKVRPATHDDLPGILEIYNEAVLNTTATYDYEPRTLEHRTAWFEDHVKSGLPVFVALAEDGRVVGWSALNRYHDRKGYQFTTENSVYVAAGHRGKGIGRLLMKPLVEAARARGLHAILAGIDAENEASVRLHASFGFVKAAHFTQVGFKFGRWLDVVYMELLL; the protein is encoded by the coding sequence ATGAAAGTTCGTCCCGCGACGCATGACGATCTGCCCGGCATTCTGGAGATTTACAACGAGGCGGTGCTGAACACCACCGCCACCTACGATTACGAACCCCGCACCCTGGAACACCGCACCGCCTGGTTCGAGGACCACGTGAAGAGCGGTCTTCCCGTGTTTGTCGCACTGGCCGAGGACGGGCGGGTCGTCGGCTGGAGCGCGTTGAATCGTTACCATGATCGCAAAGGTTACCAGTTCACCACGGAAAACTCTGTGTATGTCGCGGCGGGCCATCGTGGCAAAGGCATCGGCCGGTTGCTGATGAAACCGCTCGTCGAAGCGGCCCGGGCGCGCGGCCTGCACGCGATCCTCGCCGGCATTGACGCGGAGAACGAAGCGAGCGTCCGCCTGCACGCGTCGTTCGGTTTCGTGAAGGCCGCGCATTTCACGCAGGTCGGCTTCAAATTCGGCCGCTGGCTCGACGTGGTTTACATGGAACTGCTGCTTTGA
- a CDS encoding acyl-CoA thioesterase: MNNPTAVRHEKTLLIRPEFLNHGGTLFGGYMMQWADDMAYNAASLAFPSAGFVTKLFGQFDFKSPVRGGDIIKIFSEVESRGATSCKILVWAVNARTGIEVFRTFAVMVNVRNGRKVSLDEPLAPGPPAKKRED, from the coding sequence ATGAACAATCCAACTGCCGTCCGTCATGAAAAGACGCTTCTGATCCGGCCCGAGTTCCTGAATCACGGCGGGACGCTGTTCGGCGGCTACATGATGCAATGGGCCGACGATATGGCGTACAACGCCGCGTCGCTCGCCTTTCCGTCCGCCGGTTTTGTCACCAAACTTTTCGGCCAGTTCGATTTCAAGTCGCCGGTGCGCGGCGGCGACATCATCAAGATTTTCAGCGAGGTCGAAAGCCGCGGCGCGACCTCGTGCAAAATCCTGGTGTGGGCGGTGAACGCCCGGACTGGCATTGAGGTCTTTCGCACATTCGCCGTGATGGTCAATGTGCGCAACGGAAGGAAGGTTTCGCTGGACGAACCGCTCGCGCCCGGGCCGCCGGCAAAAAAGCGGGAAGATTGA